In Desulfomonilia bacterium, a single window of DNA contains:
- a CDS encoding Druantia anti-phage system protein DruA, with protein MLDLKLKHNSQLHRLISEHKPDVPIFTESSEDRVKLLIVRDLLRLGWEMKTNTNRISFTPPSFYNKQIVKDSMQIKRQESIQKNKKWITENILLARHNLADGHLVWESKIEPMIEVCEEQKQFDLFRIFRYYWSSPYSDYVGRRIKLLIRDNALPNKPLIGIAALGSSIVHIPDRDNWIGWNKETRTKNLVYTMDAYVLGALPPYNHLLGGKLISYIIASNEVRNIYKRKYKDTITNISKRKANDLACLFTTSLYGKSSQYNRIKIDNNLLYIPIGQTKGFGTLHLTDETFEAMRELLRNNNIDVTNKFGDGPIWRMRVIRTAADILGFNSDLLLNHSFKRQIYAIPLADNFKEFLNGNQKKPHYLNYTLDELVNHWKERWLINRKKNIDVKNNIHNFCAKDFNIN; from the coding sequence ATGCTAGACTTAAAGTTAAAACATAATAGTCAATTACACAGGCTTATTTCAGAACATAAACCTGATGTTCCAATATTTACAGAATCTTCTGAAGATAGGGTTAAACTTCTAATAGTTCGTGATCTTTTAAGATTGGGATGGGAAATGAAAACAAATACTAATCGGATTTCCTTTACCCCTCCATCTTTTTATAACAAGCAAATCGTTAAGGATTCGATGCAGATTAAAAGACAAGAATCCATACAAAAAAATAAAAAGTGGATAACTGAAAATATTTTATTAGCAAGGCATAATTTAGCAGATGGTCATTTGGTGTGGGAATCTAAGATTGAGCCAATGATTGAGGTATGTGAAGAACAAAAACAATTCGACCTATTTCGTATCTTTCGTTATTACTGGTCTTCGCCTTACAGCGACTATGTAGGAAGAAGAATTAAACTTTTAATCCGTGATAATGCATTACCAAATAAACCTTTAATAGGAATTGCTGCTCTTGGGAGTTCAATTGTTCATATTCCGGACCGTGATAACTGGATTGGTTGGAACAAGGAAACTCGCACAAAAAACTTGGTTTATACAATGGATGCCTATGTATTAGGGGCCTTGCCACCTTATAATCATCTTTTGGGTGGTAAGCTCATTTCTTACATAATTGCATCGAACGAGGTCAGAAACATTTATAAGCGAAAATATAAAGATACGATTACTAATATCTCCAAACGTAAAGCAAATGATCTTGCTTGTCTTTTTACAACTAGTCTGTACGGGAAAAGCTCTCAATATAATCGCATCAAAATAGATAATAACTTGTTATATATACCAATTGGACAAACTAAAGGTTTCGGAACCTTGCATTTAACAGACGAAACTTTCGAAGCAATGCGCGAGTTGCTTCGAAATAACAATATCGATGTTACTAATAAATTCGGCGATGGCCCAATATGGAGAATGCGTGTAATTCGTACTGCTGCTGACATTCTTGGATTTAATTCCGATCTTTTACTTAATCACTCTTTTAAAAGACAAATATACGCTATACCTCTGGCAGATAACTTTAAAGAGTTCCTGAACGGTAACCAAAAAAAACCTCATTATTTAAACTACACATTAGATGAGCTAGTTAATCATTGGAAAGAGCGATGGCTAATAAATCGAAAAAAAAACATTGATGTAAAAAACAATATACACAATTTTTGTGCAAAAGATTTCAACATAAATTAG